From the genome of Marixanthomonas ophiurae, one region includes:
- the rfbB gene encoding dTDP-glucose 4,6-dehydratase produces the protein MNNDNILITGGAGFIGSIFTQYYLNNTSNEVFVLDKLTYAGNLKNLETVSQLPNYHFIEGDICDKKFLKTLFEKHQFQKVIHFAAESHVDNSITGPAAFIETNINGTFNLLHQAYTTWMDGPNKVKEFFKNARFLHVSTDEVYGTLGKTGLFTEQTPYAPNSPYSASKASSDFIVRSYFHTYGMPVVTTNCSNNYGPNQHKEKLIPTIIRKAISGDPIPIYGDGKNVRDWLYVEDHCKGITLALEKGELGETYNIGGRNERENLYIAHTICDILDNLKPKDVSYKEQITFVTDRPGHDFRYAIDASKIENELGWKAEENFESGIKKTIEWYLKNTDRL, from the coding sequence TTGAATAACGATAATATACTGATTACCGGAGGGGCAGGTTTTATTGGGTCTATTTTTACCCAGTATTACCTTAACAACACAAGTAACGAAGTTTTTGTGCTTGACAAGCTTACCTATGCCGGTAATTTGAAAAATTTAGAGACTGTTTCGCAGCTTCCAAACTATCATTTTATCGAAGGGGATATTTGCGATAAAAAGTTTTTGAAAACACTTTTTGAAAAACACCAATTTCAAAAAGTGATTCATTTTGCGGCAGAATCGCATGTAGATAATTCCATTACCGGTCCGGCTGCTTTTATTGAAACTAACATAAATGGTACGTTTAACTTATTGCACCAAGCATATACCACGTGGATGGATGGGCCGAATAAGGTAAAAGAATTCTTTAAAAATGCTCGCTTTCTTCACGTTTCAACCGATGAGGTATATGGAACCTTAGGTAAAACAGGATTGTTTACCGAGCAAACACCTTATGCTCCTAATAGTCCGTATAGTGCATCAAAAGCATCCTCAGATTTTATTGTAAGAAGCTATTTCCACACCTATGGCATGCCAGTTGTAACTACAAATTGCTCTAATAACTATGGTCCTAACCAACATAAAGAGAAATTAATCCCTACAATCATTAGGAAAGCCATTTCAGGCGACCCCATTCCAATTTATGGCGACGGTAAAAACGTACGTGATTGGTTATATGTAGAAGATCACTGCAAAGGCATTACATTAGCTTTAGAAAAAGGCGAATTAGGAGAAACCTATAATATAGGTGGTCGGAATGAACGAGAAAATCTATACATCGCACATACTATTTGTGATATTTTAGATAATTTAAAACCAAAGGATGTTTCCTATAAAGAACAAATCACTTTTGTAACCGATAGACCGGGACATGATTTTAGATACGCCATAGATGCTTCAAAAATTGAAAATGAATTGGGTTGGAAAGCAGAAGAAAATTTTGAAAGCGGTATAAAAAAGACCATTGAGTGGTATTTAAAAAATACAGATAGATTATGA
- a CDS encoding DUF6909 family protein has protein sequence MRKLKPHNRTRAQESTSAIERLYITMRHLFNRGFYKPMGVSGETLRESLLTLRPEIYGSISEDKIELQGLLYVIDRLPTGIEECRFINLTSDEGYKNSHFKTIIPSKRRRNCYRIDEEQMNIEVTRGRSEIYDVLTHLTFLYVESHKIMKHIMIDEKGKVIRDWKKLEQAIQKKDELTKEEKEIALTHTANFLGRTFEEVNDVYPQFATKEDPHRFLNIIYYLGKLALDEVVNNNKRIITFSPVLRERLGHHIHGEKWALKIKQALEDNDLLQRPLHIISANMHSVMNTLYANSALTSEAKKKQPLQLFESLSNPANGKLRDKVTKTALKNGMTFIDDDSGANIDVQVFDSDKFPKLLYNAKEVETKDKPVIIVMDYAFGEQAYETMDELLKPFEDSTNNSHFLNVASVSIMGKAGILEGGKGDIMIPSAHVFEGTADNYPFDNQLNISDFKEEDVNVCTGAMITVLGTSLQNRDVLRFFHESTWNVIGLEMEGAHYQKAIQAAAKIRGSISSKVQVRYAYYASDNPLETGSTLASGGLGTSGVKPTYLITEKIIKQILDQ, from the coding sequence ATGAGAAAATTGAAGCCACATAATAGAACTCGCGCCCAAGAAAGCACTAGCGCTATAGAACGATTGTATATCACAATGCGTCACTTATTTAATCGAGGGTTTTATAAGCCTATGGGTGTTTCTGGTGAAACGTTGCGGGAATCATTGTTAACGCTCCGTCCAGAAATTTACGGTTCTATTTCCGAAGATAAAATAGAATTACAAGGCCTGTTATACGTAATAGATAGACTTCCCACAGGAATTGAAGAATGTCGATTCATTAATTTGACTAGTGACGAAGGCTATAAAAACTCGCATTTTAAAACCATTATCCCTTCAAAAAGGCGCAGAAACTGTTACCGTATTGATGAAGAGCAGATGAATATAGAAGTAACGCGAGGGCGATCAGAAATCTACGATGTACTTACGCACCTTACCTTTCTTTATGTTGAATCGCACAAGATTATGAAACATATCATGATCGATGAAAAAGGGAAAGTGATTCGGGATTGGAAAAAACTGGAACAAGCTATTCAGAAAAAAGATGAATTAACTAAAGAAGAAAAGGAAATTGCGCTAACACATACCGCAAACTTTTTGGGTAGAACTTTTGAAGAAGTAAATGATGTATATCCACAATTTGCCACAAAAGAAGACCCACATCGCTTTTTAAATATCATCTATTACTTAGGAAAATTGGCGCTTGATGAGGTGGTTAATAACAATAAACGTATTATTACCTTCAGTCCTGTATTGCGGGAACGGTTGGGACACCATATTCACGGAGAAAAATGGGCCTTAAAAATTAAGCAAGCTCTCGAAGATAATGACCTGTTGCAAAGGCCATTGCACATTATAAGTGCGAATATGCACAGCGTTATGAATACCTTGTATGCAAACTCCGCTTTAACTTCAGAAGCAAAAAAGAAGCAACCTTTACAACTTTTTGAATCTTTAAGTAACCCAGCCAACGGGAAATTGCGAGATAAAGTAACAAAAACAGCCTTAAAGAATGGAATGACCTTTATAGATGATGACAGTGGTGCCAACATTGATGTACAGGTATTTGATTCGGATAAATTTCCGAAGTTATTATATAACGCTAAAGAAGTTGAAACAAAGGATAAACCTGTTATTATCGTAATGGACTATGCCTTTGGTGAACAAGCTTATGAAACGATGGATGAGTTGTTGAAACCTTTCGAAGACAGCACTAATAACTCCCATTTTTTAAATGTGGCTTCGGTTTCCATTATGGGCAAAGCAGGTATTTTAGAAGGAGGCAAAGGCGATATTATGATTCCTTCGGCACACGTATTTGAAGGGACAGCAGATAATTATCCGTTTGATAACCAACTGAATATATCAGATTTTAAAGAGGAAGATGTAAACGTGTGTACTGGAGCGATGATAACAGTTTTGGGAACATCGCTTCAAAACAGAGATGTGTTGCGCTTTTTCCACGAATCTACCTGGAATGTAATAGGGCTAGAAATGGAAGGAGCACATTATCAAAAAGCCATCCAGGCGGCAGCTAAAATAAGGGGAAGCATTAGCTCGAAAGTACAAGTGAGATATGCGTATTACGCATCGGACAACCCTTTAGAAACAGGAAGCACATTAGCTTCTGGCGGATTGGGTACCAGTGGTGTAAAACCCACTTATTTAATTACCGAAAAAATAATAAAACAAATTTTAGACCAATAA